One genomic region from Epinephelus fuscoguttatus linkage group LG8, E.fuscoguttatus.final_Chr_v1 encodes:
- the dctn3 gene encoding dynactin subunit 3, whose amino-acid sequence MDKKLEVDNLEMRLQALEGRLYGERRNKSGKPVKCAESLARIQAGLTNTANKRERVKILHKKIEDLLKYLDPQFTDHITVPDAMKLEFILAEEDFLLSQAALLEQVSTLQPLLDSTYIRDVPEHATKLQRLSQIHIKEQDQSEAQSQEVKRLFEEYNKMMFLLSKQFTQWDETLRKLEEAKGIRPVE is encoded by the exons TGGAGGGTCGTTTATACGGCGAGAGGAGAAACAAAAGTGGAAAACCCGTCAAG TGTGCTGAGTCTTTGGCCAGGATCCAGGCAGGTCTGACAAACACAGCCAACAAGAGAGAACGAGTGAAGATCCTGCACAAGAAGA TTGAGGACCTGCTGAAGTACCTGGACCCCCAGTTCACTGATCACATCACTGTGCCTGATGCCATGAAGCTGGAGTTCATTCTTGCTG AGGAGGACTTCCTGCTTTCCCAGGCTGCATTGCTGGAGCAGGTCAGCACCTTGCAGCCACTGTTGGACAGCACCTACATCAGAG ATGTTCCAGAACACGCCACCAAGCTGCAGCGTCTGTCACAGATTCACATCAAAGAGCAG GACCAAAGTGAGGCTCAGTCCCAGGAAGTGAAGAGGCTTTTTGAAGAATACAACAAAATG ATGTTCCTGCTGTCCAAGCAGTTCACTCAGTGGGACGAGACCCTGAGGAAGCTGGAGGAGGCCAAAGGCATTCGGCCCGTGGAGTAG